A single window of Tiliqua scincoides isolate rTilSci1 chromosome 10, rTilSci1.hap2, whole genome shotgun sequence DNA harbors:
- the CEP85 gene encoding centrosomal protein of 85 kDa isoform X1, which translates to MAANGGALPGTSSSSSADAFGSSGDSTSFQPIRTQVAIPTAHVMPSMLDRPLGSAGELSASRASALASFLPRSSDDVRGLVTSHNPDVLRDSQVFTRNHLHLNQTSVENGSDQSLFLPSSRTSLEHAQKSGRLAELPLNQSTGPWSQLQMCNSYMAATVLDKETCRGPDDKPTAEASGVCESQISVGLHPASKYSNPTALQSQVWRQEACVLHPYEYCAAGTWKQHLDHMQLQLEQMQLQNKTPCYHPLANIASLCTLDPAQWAGIVNANESLLREKEILINRQRQHISQLEQRVRESELQAHSAFFGNPSHCGDLCLVRMQELQRENMFLRAQFTEKTESLNKEKIELERKLAASEVGVKEIQEAHKETVQKHAVEVKKQEERVKARDKHIEHLKKKCQKESEQNREKQQRIETLERYVADLPMLEDHRKQYQQLKESQQAVAALQETVVTLQRDLGDVRASCREKELQLETQKRKEMELLSTVHSLQGKAQYGKTSAADDCAQEMEKQREEKNSLQKECDLLRKIIDSQKKKMDQLSLQVKDLDEQIAQEEGTSQALKAEALKQESGLQLLRIAVKELSAQNQELMEKNLTLQEQLRQTEPDQLLPGDAACVAQELHGELASCLQDLQSVFSLVTQRAQGKDPNLSLLLGIHTLSCSAKEQEDFLKPDMLATKLDDVKQLRREIEDLRTAISDHYAQDMGDNCITQ; encoded by the exons ATGGCTGCGAATGGAGGTGCACTACCAGGGACCTCGTCCTCAAGCAGCGCAGATG CATTCGGCAGTTCCGGAGATAGTACTTCATTTCAGCCTATCAGAACCCAAGTGGCCATCCCCACAGCCCATGTCATGCCTTCCATGCTGGACAGACCTCTTGGCTCAGCTGGTGAATTAAGTGCCTCTCGAGCAAGCGCCCTGGCTTCCTTCCTACCAAGATCTTCGGATGATGTCAGAGGGCTGGTGACAAGTCACAACCCTGATGTTCTGAGGGACTCCCAGGTGTTCACCAGAAATCACCTTCATCTGAACCAGACTTCAGTGGAAAACGGCAGCGATCAGTCCTTATTTCTTCCTTCTAGTCGGACAAGCCTGGAACATGCTCAGAAATCTGGCAGACTTGCAGAACTCCCTCTTAACCAGTCTACTGGTCCTTGGTCCCAGCTCCAAATGTGTAATTCGTACATGGCTGCTACTGTCCTAGATAAAGAAACATGTAGAGGACCGGATGATAAACCAACAGCGGaggccagtggggtgtgtgaaaGCCAGATATCAGTGGGGCTTCATCCTGCTAGTAAATATTCCAACCCAACAGCTCTTCAGTCTCAGGTATGGAGGCAGGAAGCTTGTGTGCTCCATCCATATGAGTATTGTGCAGCCGGAACCTGGAAGCAGCACTTGGACcacatgcagctgcagctggagCAGATGCAG CTGCAAAATAAAACTCCATGCTACCATCCCTTGGCGAACATTGCTTCCCTGTGCACCCTTGATCCAGCTCAGTGGGCTGGCATTGTGAATGCAAATGAGAGCTTGCTCAGGGAGAAAGAAATCCTCATCAACAG GCAAAGACAGCACATCTCCCAGCTGGAGCAGCGAGTACGAGAGAGTGAACTGCAAGCTCACAGTGCTTTCTTTGGGAATCCCTCCCACTGTGGAGACCTCTGCCTGGTCCGAATGCAG GAGTTGCAAAGGGAGAACATGTTCTTGCGTGCTCAGTTTACTGAAAAAACAGAGTCGCTCAATAAGGAAAAGATTGAATTGGAGAGAAAGCTGGCTGCTTCAGAAGTGGGTGTCAAAGAGATCCAGGAGGCCCACAAGGAAACTGTACAGAAGCACGCAGTGGAGGTGAAGAAGCAAGAAGAAAGG GTAAAAGCAAGAGACAAACACATAGAGCACCTGAAAAAGAAATGCCAAAAAGAATCTGAGCAGAACCGTGAGAAGCAGCAGAGAATTGAGACCCTGGAACGTTACGTTGCTGACCTCCCAATGTTAGAGGATCATCGGAAGCAGTATCAGCAG TTAAAGGAATCTCAGCAGGCAGTTGCAGCTCTGCAGGAAACGGTGGTGACCCTTCAGAGAGATCTGGGAGATGTCCGTGCGAGTTgcagagagaaggagctgcagttAGAAACACAGAAACGCAAAGAAATGGAACTGCTTTCCACTGTGCATAG CTTACAAGGTAAGGCACAATATGGGAAGACTTCAGCAGCAGACGACTGtgcacaggagatggaaaaacagAGGGAAGAAAAGAATTCTCTGCAAAAAGAATGTGATCTCCTCAGGAAG ATCATTGACAgtcagaagaaaaaaatggatcAGTTGTCTTTGCAAGTAAAG GATCTGGATGAACAGATTGCTCAGGAGGAAGGAACCAGCCAGGCTCTGAAAGCAGAAGCCTTGAAGCAGGAGAGTGGGCTGCAACTGCTGCGCATTGCTGTGAAAGAG CTGTCGGCACAGAATCAGGAGCTGATGGAGAAGAACCTCACTCTTCAGGAGCAGCTGCGGCAGACTGAGCCAGACCAGTTGCTGCCTGGTGATGCAGCTTGTGTTGCCCAAGAGCTGCATGGCGAGCTGGCCAGCTGCCTGCAGGACTTGCAGTCTGTGTTCAGTCTTGTGACTCAGCGTGCTCAAGGAAAGGATCCCAACTTGTCTCTGCTGCTGGGCATTCACA CTCTGTCGTGCTCTGCTAAGGAACAAGAGGACTTTCTGAAACCAGACATGCTTGCAACCAAGCTAGATGATGTTAAACAGCTGCGCAGAGAGATTGAGGACTTGCGGACCGCTATATCTGACCACTATGCACAGGACATGGGGGACAACTGCATCACGCAGTGA
- the CEP85 gene encoding centrosomal protein of 85 kDa isoform X3, whose product MAANGGALPGTSSSSSADAFGSSGDSTSFQPIRTQVAIPTAHVMPSMLDRPLGSAGELSASRASALASFLPRSSDDVRGLVTSHNPDVLRDSQVFTRNHLHLNQTSVENGSDQSLFLPSSRTSLEHAQKSGRLAELPLNQSTGPWSQLQMCNSYMAATVLDKETCRGPDDKPTAEASGVCESQISVGLHPASKYSNPTALQSQVWRQEACVLHPYEYCAAGTWKQHLDHMQLQLEQMQLQNKTPCYHPLANIASLCTLDPAQWAGIVNANESLLREKEILINRQRQHISQLEQRVRESELQAHSAFFGNPSHCGDLCLVRMQELQRENMFLRAQFTEKTESLNKEKIELERKLAASEVGVKEIQEAHKETVQKHAVEVKKQEERVKARDKHIEHLKKKCQKESEQNREKQQRIETLERYVADLPMLEDHRKQYQQLKESQQAVAALQETVVTLQRDLGDVRASCREKELQLETQKRKEMELLSTVHSLQGKAQYGKTSAADDCAQEMEKQREEKNSLQKECDLLRKIIDSQKKKMDQLSLQVKDLDEQIAQEEGTSQALKAEALKQESGLQLLRIAVKELCRALLRNKRTF is encoded by the exons ATGGCTGCGAATGGAGGTGCACTACCAGGGACCTCGTCCTCAAGCAGCGCAGATG CATTCGGCAGTTCCGGAGATAGTACTTCATTTCAGCCTATCAGAACCCAAGTGGCCATCCCCACAGCCCATGTCATGCCTTCCATGCTGGACAGACCTCTTGGCTCAGCTGGTGAATTAAGTGCCTCTCGAGCAAGCGCCCTGGCTTCCTTCCTACCAAGATCTTCGGATGATGTCAGAGGGCTGGTGACAAGTCACAACCCTGATGTTCTGAGGGACTCCCAGGTGTTCACCAGAAATCACCTTCATCTGAACCAGACTTCAGTGGAAAACGGCAGCGATCAGTCCTTATTTCTTCCTTCTAGTCGGACAAGCCTGGAACATGCTCAGAAATCTGGCAGACTTGCAGAACTCCCTCTTAACCAGTCTACTGGTCCTTGGTCCCAGCTCCAAATGTGTAATTCGTACATGGCTGCTACTGTCCTAGATAAAGAAACATGTAGAGGACCGGATGATAAACCAACAGCGGaggccagtggggtgtgtgaaaGCCAGATATCAGTGGGGCTTCATCCTGCTAGTAAATATTCCAACCCAACAGCTCTTCAGTCTCAGGTATGGAGGCAGGAAGCTTGTGTGCTCCATCCATATGAGTATTGTGCAGCCGGAACCTGGAAGCAGCACTTGGACcacatgcagctgcagctggagCAGATGCAG CTGCAAAATAAAACTCCATGCTACCATCCCTTGGCGAACATTGCTTCCCTGTGCACCCTTGATCCAGCTCAGTGGGCTGGCATTGTGAATGCAAATGAGAGCTTGCTCAGGGAGAAAGAAATCCTCATCAACAG GCAAAGACAGCACATCTCCCAGCTGGAGCAGCGAGTACGAGAGAGTGAACTGCAAGCTCACAGTGCTTTCTTTGGGAATCCCTCCCACTGTGGAGACCTCTGCCTGGTCCGAATGCAG GAGTTGCAAAGGGAGAACATGTTCTTGCGTGCTCAGTTTACTGAAAAAACAGAGTCGCTCAATAAGGAAAAGATTGAATTGGAGAGAAAGCTGGCTGCTTCAGAAGTGGGTGTCAAAGAGATCCAGGAGGCCCACAAGGAAACTGTACAGAAGCACGCAGTGGAGGTGAAGAAGCAAGAAGAAAGG GTAAAAGCAAGAGACAAACACATAGAGCACCTGAAAAAGAAATGCCAAAAAGAATCTGAGCAGAACCGTGAGAAGCAGCAGAGAATTGAGACCCTGGAACGTTACGTTGCTGACCTCCCAATGTTAGAGGATCATCGGAAGCAGTATCAGCAG TTAAAGGAATCTCAGCAGGCAGTTGCAGCTCTGCAGGAAACGGTGGTGACCCTTCAGAGAGATCTGGGAGATGTCCGTGCGAGTTgcagagagaaggagctgcagttAGAAACACAGAAACGCAAAGAAATGGAACTGCTTTCCACTGTGCATAG CTTACAAGGTAAGGCACAATATGGGAAGACTTCAGCAGCAGACGACTGtgcacaggagatggaaaaacagAGGGAAGAAAAGAATTCTCTGCAAAAAGAATGTGATCTCCTCAGGAAG ATCATTGACAgtcagaagaaaaaaatggatcAGTTGTCTTTGCAAGTAAAG GATCTGGATGAACAGATTGCTCAGGAGGAAGGAACCAGCCAGGCTCTGAAAGCAGAAGCCTTGAAGCAGGAGAGTGGGCTGCAACTGCTGCGCATTGCTGTGAAAGAG CTCTGTCGTGCTCTGCTAAGGAACAAGAGGACTTTCTGA
- the CEP85 gene encoding centrosomal protein of 85 kDa isoform X2: MPSMLDRPLGSAGELSASRASALASFLPRSSDDVRGLVTSHNPDVLRDSQVFTRNHLHLNQTSVENGSDQSLFLPSSRTSLEHAQKSGRLAELPLNQSTGPWSQLQMCNSYMAATVLDKETCRGPDDKPTAEASGVCESQISVGLHPASKYSNPTALQSQVWRQEACVLHPYEYCAAGTWKQHLDHMQLQLEQMQLQNKTPCYHPLANIASLCTLDPAQWAGIVNANESLLREKEILINRQRQHISQLEQRVRESELQAHSAFFGNPSHCGDLCLVRMQELQRENMFLRAQFTEKTESLNKEKIELERKLAASEVGVKEIQEAHKETVQKHAVEVKKQEERVKARDKHIEHLKKKCQKESEQNREKQQRIETLERYVADLPMLEDHRKQYQQLKESQQAVAALQETVVTLQRDLGDVRASCREKELQLETQKRKEMELLSTVHSLQGKAQYGKTSAADDCAQEMEKQREEKNSLQKECDLLRKIIDSQKKKMDQLSLQVKDLDEQIAQEEGTSQALKAEALKQESGLQLLRIAVKELSAQNQELMEKNLTLQEQLRQTEPDQLLPGDAACVAQELHGELASCLQDLQSVFSLVTQRAQGKDPNLSLLLGIHTLSCSAKEQEDFLKPDMLATKLDDVKQLRREIEDLRTAISDHYAQDMGDNCITQ, translated from the exons ATGCCTTCCATGCTGGACAGACCTCTTGGCTCAGCTGGTGAATTAAGTGCCTCTCGAGCAAGCGCCCTGGCTTCCTTCCTACCAAGATCTTCGGATGATGTCAGAGGGCTGGTGACAAGTCACAACCCTGATGTTCTGAGGGACTCCCAGGTGTTCACCAGAAATCACCTTCATCTGAACCAGACTTCAGTGGAAAACGGCAGCGATCAGTCCTTATTTCTTCCTTCTAGTCGGACAAGCCTGGAACATGCTCAGAAATCTGGCAGACTTGCAGAACTCCCTCTTAACCAGTCTACTGGTCCTTGGTCCCAGCTCCAAATGTGTAATTCGTACATGGCTGCTACTGTCCTAGATAAAGAAACATGTAGAGGACCGGATGATAAACCAACAGCGGaggccagtggggtgtgtgaaaGCCAGATATCAGTGGGGCTTCATCCTGCTAGTAAATATTCCAACCCAACAGCTCTTCAGTCTCAGGTATGGAGGCAGGAAGCTTGTGTGCTCCATCCATATGAGTATTGTGCAGCCGGAACCTGGAAGCAGCACTTGGACcacatgcagctgcagctggagCAGATGCAG CTGCAAAATAAAACTCCATGCTACCATCCCTTGGCGAACATTGCTTCCCTGTGCACCCTTGATCCAGCTCAGTGGGCTGGCATTGTGAATGCAAATGAGAGCTTGCTCAGGGAGAAAGAAATCCTCATCAACAG GCAAAGACAGCACATCTCCCAGCTGGAGCAGCGAGTACGAGAGAGTGAACTGCAAGCTCACAGTGCTTTCTTTGGGAATCCCTCCCACTGTGGAGACCTCTGCCTGGTCCGAATGCAG GAGTTGCAAAGGGAGAACATGTTCTTGCGTGCTCAGTTTACTGAAAAAACAGAGTCGCTCAATAAGGAAAAGATTGAATTGGAGAGAAAGCTGGCTGCTTCAGAAGTGGGTGTCAAAGAGATCCAGGAGGCCCACAAGGAAACTGTACAGAAGCACGCAGTGGAGGTGAAGAAGCAAGAAGAAAGG GTAAAAGCAAGAGACAAACACATAGAGCACCTGAAAAAGAAATGCCAAAAAGAATCTGAGCAGAACCGTGAGAAGCAGCAGAGAATTGAGACCCTGGAACGTTACGTTGCTGACCTCCCAATGTTAGAGGATCATCGGAAGCAGTATCAGCAG TTAAAGGAATCTCAGCAGGCAGTTGCAGCTCTGCAGGAAACGGTGGTGACCCTTCAGAGAGATCTGGGAGATGTCCGTGCGAGTTgcagagagaaggagctgcagttAGAAACACAGAAACGCAAAGAAATGGAACTGCTTTCCACTGTGCATAG CTTACAAGGTAAGGCACAATATGGGAAGACTTCAGCAGCAGACGACTGtgcacaggagatggaaaaacagAGGGAAGAAAAGAATTCTCTGCAAAAAGAATGTGATCTCCTCAGGAAG ATCATTGACAgtcagaagaaaaaaatggatcAGTTGTCTTTGCAAGTAAAG GATCTGGATGAACAGATTGCTCAGGAGGAAGGAACCAGCCAGGCTCTGAAAGCAGAAGCCTTGAAGCAGGAGAGTGGGCTGCAACTGCTGCGCATTGCTGTGAAAGAG CTGTCGGCACAGAATCAGGAGCTGATGGAGAAGAACCTCACTCTTCAGGAGCAGCTGCGGCAGACTGAGCCAGACCAGTTGCTGCCTGGTGATGCAGCTTGTGTTGCCCAAGAGCTGCATGGCGAGCTGGCCAGCTGCCTGCAGGACTTGCAGTCTGTGTTCAGTCTTGTGACTCAGCGTGCTCAAGGAAAGGATCCCAACTTGTCTCTGCTGCTGGGCATTCACA CTCTGTCGTGCTCTGCTAAGGAACAAGAGGACTTTCTGAAACCAGACATGCTTGCAACCAAGCTAGATGATGTTAAACAGCTGCGCAGAGAGATTGAGGACTTGCGGACCGCTATATCTGACCACTATGCACAGGACATGGGGGACAACTGCATCACGCAGTGA
- the SH3BGRL3 gene encoding SH3 domain-binding glutamic acid-rich-like protein 3 encodes MASLTVYSTSVTGSREIKSQQSEVTRILDGKNIKYNLVDISQDNALREEMRTKCGNPRAIPPQIVNGDQYCGDYELFVEAVEQNTLQQFLKLA; translated from the exons ATGGCCAGCCTCACGGTCTACAGCACGTCGGTGACCGGCTCCAGGGAG ATCAAATCCCAACAGAGCGAGGTGACCAGGATTTTGGATGGCAAGAACATCAAGTACAACCTGGTGGACATCTCCCAGGACAACGCCCTGCGGGAAGAAATGCGGACCAAGTGTGGCAACCCCAGAGCCATCCCTCCCCAGATTGTGAATGGGGACCAGTACTGTGGG GACTACGAACTGTTTGTGGAAGCAGTGGAACAGAACACCCTGCAGCAGTTCCTGAAGTTAGCCTGA